The Petrotoga miotherma DSM 10691 genome includes a region encoding these proteins:
- a CDS encoding gamma carbonic anhydrase family protein, translating to MLHEYKGKYPVVEEDVFLAPGCQIIGDVKIAKGASIWYNATLRADIGSITIGEFTNVQDNSVVHIDTEYPTIIGSYVTIGHNAIIHGCQISNNCLIGMGATILNGAKIGEGCLIGAGALVTENKIIPPKSLALGVPAKVIRKLTDEEFEQIKEHAKEYYNLAKSYRDNSNAL from the coding sequence ATGCTTCATGAGTATAAAGGTAAATATCCTGTTGTTGAAGAAGATGTTTTTTTAGCACCTGGTTGTCAAATTATTGGAGATGTAAAGATCGCTAAAGGAGCGAGTATTTGGTACAATGCCACATTGAGAGCAGATATTGGTTCTATAACCATTGGGGAATTCACAAACGTACAAGATAACTCAGTAGTTCATATCGACACCGAATATCCAACTATAATTGGCAGTTACGTTACTATTGGACACAACGCTATTATACATGGATGTCAAATCTCTAATAACTGTCTCATAGGTATGGGAGCAACTATATTAAATGGTGCAAAGATAGGTGAAGGATGTCTTATAGGAGCTGGAGCTTTGGTAACAGAAAACAAAATAATTCCTCCAAAGAGTTTGGCCTTAGGTGTTCCGGCAAAGGTCATAAGAAAATTAACTGACGAAGAATTTGAGCAAATTAAAGAACACGCCAAAGAATACTATAATCTGGCAAAAAGTTATAGAGACAATAGTAATGCCCTTTAA
- a CDS encoding histidinol phosphate phosphatase domain-containing protein gives MNKVYDFHTHTILSDGELICSEQIRHAQIHGYAAIAISDHVDESNIDFVLSSLNKFVDNESSYFEGIKILKGVEITHVPPLLIDELAKHAKENGADIVLVHGETIVEPVFKKTNYYAVTSKYVDILAHPGLITEEEVALAASNGVFLELSARKGHSLSNGHVAKLAQKHEAKLLVNSDSHGPDDFLDYDFSLKVAISAGLSIEKAKKVVEKNPLELL, from the coding sequence TTGAATAAAGTCTATGATTTTCACACACACACAATTTTGAGTGATGGAGAATTAATTTGCAGCGAGCAAATAAGACATGCACAAATTCATGGTTATGCAGCTATTGCAATATCTGATCATGTGGATGAGTCCAACATAGATTTTGTTTTAAGCAGTTTGAATAAATTTGTTGATAATGAAAGTAGTTACTTTGAAGGGATCAAGATTTTGAAAGGGGTCGAAATTACCCACGTTCCTCCCTTACTTATAGATGAACTTGCAAAACATGCAAAAGAAAACGGAGCTGATATTGTATTGGTTCACGGAGAAACTATAGTCGAGCCAGTTTTCAAAAAAACTAACTATTACGCTGTAACATCAAAGTATGTGGATATTTTAGCTCACCCTGGTTTAATTACCGAGGAAGAAGTTGCCCTGGCTGCCAGTAACGGAGTTTTTTTGGAATTAAGTGCCAGGAAAGGCCATAGTTTATCCAATGGGCATGTAGCAAAATTGGCTCAAAAACATGAGGCAAAATTACTTGTAAATAGTGATTCTCACGGACCAGACGATTTTTTAGACTATGATTTTAGTTTGAAAGTGGCTATATCAGCTGGTTT